Below is a genomic region from Pseudomonas extremaustralis.
TTGAGCGTACAGGGCATCGAAGTTCACCGGAGCCAGCATCAGCGCCGGGAACGAGCCACGGGTAACCAGGCTGTCCAGGGCTTCACGGGCATACGGGAACAGGATGTTCGGGCAGAACGCACCCAGGGTGTGGCTCATGGACGCTTCGTCCAGGCCCTGGATCAGGAAGATGCCAGCCTGTTGCACTTCAGCGATGAAGGCCACTTCTTCGCCGTTCTTGACGGTAACCGACAGGGTCAGCACGACTTCGTGGAAGTCGCCTTCCAGTGGCTTTTGACGGGTATTCAGGTCCAGCGCGACGCTTGGGGTCCATTCCTGGCGGAAGATGGCCGGGCTTTTCGGCGCTTCGAACGACAGGTCACGCACGTAGATGCGCTGCAACGAGAATTGTGGGCCTTGAGCTTCTGCTGCTTCGGTGTTCTGTTGGTCAGTCATCTCAGATCCTTGATCTTGGGGTCTTTTAGGGGTTGGGAGTCAGACGAGCAGCAGCGCATCGAGTTTACCGGCGCGCTCCAGAGCGAACAGGTCATCGCATCCACCGACATGCTTGGCGCCGATCCAGATCTGCGGCACAGAGGTGCGCCCCGCCTTCTGGGCCATCTCGGCACGCACCTGGGGTTTGCCGTCGACCTTGATCTCTTCGAAGGCAACCCCCTTCTTCTCCAGCAAGGCCTTGGCCCGCATGCAGTAAGGGCAATAATCGCTGGAATATACGACAACCTGGCTCATATCACTTCACCAGCGGCAGGTTATCGGCGCGCCAGCTGCTGATACCACCCGACAGCTTGGCGGCGGTGAAGCCGGTCTTGAGCATTTCGCGGGCGTGGGTGCCGGAATGCTGGCCTTGGGCGTCGACCAGGATGATGGTCTTGGCCTTGTGTTTTTCCAGCTCGGCCAGGCGCGCGATCAGCTTGTCCTGCGGAATGTTGATGGCGCCGACGATATGGCCGGCGGCAAATTCCTTGCTCGGACGGATATCAACGACAACGGCCTCATCCTTGTTGACCAGCGCGGTCAGCTCCGACGTGCTCAGGCTGCGGCCACCACGGCTCAACTCATGAGCGATCAGCAGCGCCAGCAGGATGACGAAGGCACCCACGAGCAGGTAGTGGGCAGTGGCAAATGCAATCAGGTGATCAACCATCAAGGAGGTTCCAGGGCGTTAAAATGGCGGTAAGTATACACAGCCGCCAGGGGGGGCCAACCCCCGTAAAGCGGTGACGTGGTCGGAACTTCGCTTTAAACTGCCACTCCCTTTTCAATTGCCTTCCTTTATTACCGCCGCGAGAGGATCTATGACTACTACGCCTAAACCCCTGGTCCTGATAATTCTCGATGGCTTCGGACACAGTGAAAGCCACCACGACAACGCCGTGTACTCGGCCAACAAGCCCGTACTGGACCGTCTGACCGCCAGCCAACCCAACGGGCTGATCTCCGGTTCGGGCATGGACGTGGGCCTGCCGGATGGCCAGATGGGCAACTCGGAAGTCGGCCACATGAATCTCGGCGCCGGACGAGTGGTCTATCAAGACTTCACCCGTGTCACCAAATCGATCCGCGATGGCGAGTTCTTCGAGAACCCGACCCTCTGCGCGGCGGTAGATAAAGCAGTCGCCGCCGGCAAGGCCGTGCACATCATGGGCCTGCTGTCGGACGGTGGCGTCCACAGCCACCAGGACCACCTGGTCGCCATGGCCGAACTGGCATTCAAGCGCGGCGCCGACAAGATCTACCTGCACGCCTTCCTCGACGGCCGCGACACCCCGCCGAAAAGCGCGCAGTCGTCCATCGAGCTGCTGGACGCCACCTTCGCCGCCCTCGGCAAGGGCCGCATCGCCAGCCTGATAGGCCGTTACTTCGCCATGGACCGTGACAACCGCTGGGACCGCGTTGCCCAGGCCTACAACCTGATCGTCGACGGCCAGGCCGAATTCAACGCCGCCACCGCCCAGGACGGCCTGGAAGCCGCCTACGCCCGTGGCGAAAGCGATGAGTTCGTCAAGGCCACCACCATCGGCGCACCGGTGAAAGTCGAAGACGGCGACGCCGTGGTGTTCATGAACTTCCGCGCCGACCGTGCCCGCGAGCTGAGCCACGTGTTCGTGGACGCCGGCTTCAAGGACTTCGAACGCGCGCGCCAGCCGAAAGTCGAGTTCGTCATGCTCACCCAATACGCCGCCAACATCCCGGCCCCCTCGGCGTTCGCCCCGGGCAGCCTGGACAACGTGCTGGGCGATTACCTGGCGAAAAACGGCAAGACCCAACTGCGCATCGCCGAAACCGAGAAGTATGCCCACGTGACCTTCTTCTTCTCCGGCGGTCGCGAAGAGCCGTTCCCGGGCGAAGAACGCATCCTGATTCCATCGCCGAAAGTCGCCACCTACGACCTGCAGCCGGAAATGAGCGCGCCGCAAGTCACCGACAAGATCGTCGACGCCATCGACCACCAGCGCTATGACGTGATCGTGGTCAACTACGCCAACGGCGACATGGTCGGCCACAGCGGCAACCTGGCCGCTGCCATCAAGGCCGTGGAATGCCTGGACCAGTGCGTCGGTCGCATCGTCGAGGCCCTGGAAAAAGTCGGCGGCGAAGCGCTGATCACGGCCGACCACGGCAACTGCGAGCAGATGTCCGACGAATCCACCGGCCAGGCCCACACTGCCCACACCACCGAGCCGGTGCCGTTCATCTATGTCGGCAAGCGCAATTTCAAAGTGCGCAGCGGCGGCGTGCTGGCGGATGTGGCGCCGACCATGCTGATGTTGATGGGGCTGGAGAAGCCGAAAGAGATGACTGGGACTTCGATCCTGGTCTGATCTGACGCGCACCACAAAACCCAGGTGGGAGGGGGCCTGCTCCCACCCACCTGGGTTTTGTACCGTTTGGTAGATGTCTTTTTGCCATACCACCGCCACTCGGCACCTATCTTGCGTTCCCGCCCGAATTGGGCGTTTTTTTTGCGGCGCTTGGCGGGCATACTAGGCCGTCCATTTCCCTGGTGTCGCCCGCCTCTATGCTTCGCGCCTTGATTACCCTTGCTCTTGTCTGCCTGCTCCAACCGGCATTCGCCGATGAGCGCGCACAAACCCAACAACAGTTGGACGCTACGCGTCAGGACATTGCCGAGCTGAAAAAACTGCTGGGCAAGCTCCAGGAAGAAAAATCCGGGGTGCAGAAAGACCTGCGCGGCACGGAAACCGAAATGGGCAAGCTGGAGAAGCAGGTCCAGGAGCTACAGAAAGAACTAAAGAAGAGCGAGTCGGAACTGGAGCGACTCGACGCTGAGAAAAAAAAACTCCAGAGCGCACGCGTTGAACAGCAACGCCTGATCGCG
It encodes:
- the secB gene encoding protein-export chaperone SecB; this encodes MTDQQNTEAAEAQGPQFSLQRIYVRDLSFEAPKSPAIFRQEWTPSVALDLNTRQKPLEGDFHEVVLTLSVTVKNGEEVAFIAEVQQAGIFLIQGLDEASMSHTLGAFCPNILFPYAREALDSLVTRGSFPALMLAPVNFDALYAQELQRMQQEGSSTVQ
- the grxC gene encoding glutaredoxin 3, coding for MSQVVVYSSDYCPYCMRAKALLEKKGVAFEEIKVDGKPQVRAEMAQKAGRTSVPQIWIGAKHVGGCDDLFALERAGKLDALLLV
- a CDS encoding rhodanese-like domain-containing protein, whose protein sequence is MVDHLIAFATAHYLLVGAFVILLALLIAHELSRGGRSLSTSELTALVNKDEAVVVDIRPSKEFAAGHIVGAINIPQDKLIARLAELEKHKAKTIILVDAQGQHSGTHAREMLKTGFTAAKLSGGISSWRADNLPLVK
- the gpmI gene encoding 2,3-bisphosphoglycerate-independent phosphoglycerate mutase encodes the protein MTTTPKPLVLIILDGFGHSESHHDNAVYSANKPVLDRLTASQPNGLISGSGMDVGLPDGQMGNSEVGHMNLGAGRVVYQDFTRVTKSIRDGEFFENPTLCAAVDKAVAAGKAVHIMGLLSDGGVHSHQDHLVAMAELAFKRGADKIYLHAFLDGRDTPPKSAQSSIELLDATFAALGKGRIASLIGRYFAMDRDNRWDRVAQAYNLIVDGQAEFNAATAQDGLEAAYARGESDEFVKATTIGAPVKVEDGDAVVFMNFRADRARELSHVFVDAGFKDFERARQPKVEFVMLTQYAANIPAPSAFAPGSLDNVLGDYLAKNGKTQLRIAETEKYAHVTFFFSGGREEPFPGEERILIPSPKVATYDLQPEMSAPQVTDKIVDAIDHQRYDVIVVNYANGDMVGHSGNLAAAIKAVECLDQCVGRIVEALEKVGGEALITADHGNCEQMSDESTGQAHTAHTTEPVPFIYVGKRNFKVRSGGVLADVAPTMLMLMGLEKPKEMTGTSILV